The following proteins are encoded in a genomic region of Polyangiaceae bacterium:
- a CDS encoding sel1 repeat family protein: MRSGFVRLSGGALGVGLLVGTLSCGREAVQAPSAAQIRGATTCDAGAARTDLLLVDQQPEVRADLEAATRRGLAVVHFDCSTFVVLSHCSVDAAYEFAPHTPKQQLLRFQDGASVSASLPLTYAAHAAELAAGFDQGRSLDLALVMSGRLTTQSWGVSSEDLRGDCQGATHVVSSAEVGAFALHSGVRSQTVTAAGLFGAGVDTRNAQGFELHAAEGSPAACAKQGAPYPGCDAMLRVELVTLRAPSPLLTALTEEQMQPLRGKLCEDVELCRAECKKDDADACMQYATLHLLGDRVARDLGRAGKFMLRACELDQPLACTLLGIEMLNEASPHPDLARGRDYLRRPCERGYAEACHALGLSYANAGDRREAGRYLQRACTLGASDACQ; encoded by the coding sequence ATGCGGTCGGGGTTCGTGCGCTTGTCTGGTGGGGCGCTCGGCGTCGGTTTGTTGGTTGGAACACTTAGCTGTGGCCGTGAGGCGGTCCAAGCGCCCAGCGCGGCTCAGATCCGCGGGGCAACGACGTGTGACGCGGGAGCTGCCCGAACGGACTTGTTGTTGGTTGATCAGCAACCCGAGGTGCGAGCCGATCTCGAGGCGGCGACGCGGCGGGGACTCGCGGTGGTCCACTTCGACTGCAGTACCTTCGTGGTGCTGTCCCACTGCAGCGTGGACGCGGCATATGAGTTCGCGCCTCATACACCGAAACAGCAGCTGCTTCGCTTCCAGGACGGCGCCTCCGTCAGCGCGAGCCTGCCGCTGACGTACGCAGCTCACGCGGCGGAGCTTGCTGCCGGCTTCGATCAGGGGCGCTCCCTCGATTTGGCGTTGGTGATGAGTGGGCGCCTCACTACCCAGAGTTGGGGCGTGAGCTCCGAGGACTTGCGCGGCGACTGCCAGGGAGCAACCCACGTGGTGAGCTCCGCGGAGGTCGGTGCCTTCGCGCTGCACAGCGGCGTGCGCAGTCAGACGGTGACTGCAGCGGGATTGTTCGGCGCAGGAGTCGACACCAGGAACGCACAGGGCTTCGAGCTCCACGCGGCTGAAGGTAGCCCCGCTGCGTGCGCCAAACAGGGTGCACCGTACCCCGGCTGCGACGCGATGCTGCGGGTAGAGCTTGTAACTCTCCGCGCCCCTTCCCCGCTGCTCACCGCGCTCACCGAAGAGCAGATGCAGCCACTCCGCGGAAAGCTATGCGAAGACGTCGAGCTTTGCCGCGCGGAATGTAAAAAGGACGACGCCGATGCCTGCATGCAGTACGCGACACTGCACCTGCTTGGAGATCGCGTTGCGCGAGATCTGGGCCGTGCTGGCAAGTTCATGCTGCGAGCCTGCGAGCTCGATCAACCGCTTGCGTGCACGCTGCTGGGCATCGAGATGCTGAACGAAGCGAGCCCGCATCCGGATCTCGCGAGGGGGCGCGACTACTTACGCAGGCCTTGCGAGCGCGGCTACGCGGAGGCGTGTCATGCCTTGGGCCTGTCGTACGCAAACGCCGGAGACAGGCGGGAGGCCGGGCGCTACTTGCAGCGCGCCTGCACCTTGGGCGCGAGCGACGCGTGTCAGTAG
- a CDS encoding AgmX/PglI C-terminal domain-containing protein has protein sequence MRSSGSVVLIGLSGVLTACAANSAGPPREPAGATPMVAASTFRTATPPAQSASSPPLVQPAPTHSSAPTETADVPVPDAPVPDVPVKLEAPYTPVAVPRQKGRVAAAGEDEELARWNIGGNADPNYPSNRSGFHPGARVVVDVDIKSRGLPKRPPVDRRTGRSRRNAPSEHGVLAHARKWGYWDFRICFESALRKNPLDHGQTKLRMRIAPGGKVSRVKLLSSDLEDKDAARCLEEQVANYRDFSPAPGRTVNLELSIKLWPGDAPLPAVSITDEAAVKKFHEANPGKIPDADFVGTVGNALDDIRRCYASGLERDPSLWGRILLEVQIPPEGGVAKVRQNGSQFPDRKVVRCVRRALRGQEFPSPEGGRTTRMIGLRLGQPPSDAGKPDE, from the coding sequence ATGCGGAGCAGCGGAAGCGTCGTGCTGATTGGTCTGAGTGGGGTGCTCACGGCTTGCGCTGCGAACAGCGCTGGTCCGCCCCGCGAACCCGCCGGAGCAACGCCGATGGTTGCCGCATCCACGTTCCGCACGGCAACGCCACCGGCTCAGTCGGCCAGCTCCCCGCCGCTGGTGCAACCAGCCCCGACACACAGCTCAGCCCCGACCGAAACAGCGGACGTCCCCGTCCCCGACGCTCCGGTGCCGGACGTCCCCGTGAAGCTTGAAGCACCGTACACGCCAGTCGCAGTACCGCGTCAGAAGGGCCGCGTCGCCGCAGCCGGCGAGGATGAAGAGCTCGCGCGCTGGAACATTGGGGGCAATGCTGACCCGAACTATCCTTCGAATCGCTCCGGCTTCCACCCTGGCGCACGCGTCGTGGTCGATGTGGACATCAAGTCGCGCGGGCTGCCCAAGCGCCCTCCCGTAGATCGCCGGACTGGGCGTTCCCGCCGCAACGCTCCAAGCGAACACGGCGTTCTCGCCCACGCGCGAAAGTGGGGCTACTGGGACTTTCGGATTTGCTTCGAGTCAGCCCTGCGCAAAAACCCCCTCGACCACGGCCAAACCAAGCTTCGAATGCGCATAGCGCCGGGAGGCAAGGTCAGCCGCGTGAAGCTCTTGAGCAGTGACCTGGAGGATAAGGATGCAGCACGTTGCCTCGAGGAACAGGTCGCCAACTACCGCGACTTTAGCCCGGCACCCGGGCGAACCGTCAACCTGGAGCTAAGCATCAAGTTGTGGCCGGGGGACGCCCCACTGCCCGCCGTTTCGATCACTGATGAAGCCGCCGTAAAAAAATTCCACGAGGCAAATCCAGGAAAGATCCCTGACGCCGATTTCGTGGGCACGGTTGGCAACGCGCTGGACGACATCCGGCGCTGTTACGCCTCAGGACTGGAGCGCGACCCCTCGCTCTGGGGCCGAATCTTGCTGGAAGTCCAGATCCCCCCTGAGGGAGGTGTGGCGAAGGTCCGTCAGAACGGAAGTCAATTTCCAGACCGAAAAGTCGTGCGGTGCGTGAGACGCGCGCTGCGCGGCCAGGAGTTCCCTAGCCCCGAAGGCGGACGCACCACGCGAATGATCGGCCTCAGGCTGGGTCAGCCACCCTCTGACGCGGGGAAACCCGACGAGTGA
- a CDS encoding DUF4388 domain-containing protein — MREARAELVRIDAQGVVHPIGTVASQRLRAREGAYRMLPAPAHVVMMRYTGEDGRRDAEDGAIVRLAGEITSPGTMCDVLALLGQTGWRGELIVLDGEATRAIFFDGGNVVGAQTTVDDERLGMVMYRFGAIDEAQHEAVMEKVRSGSRFGQGAIELGVITEERLYKLIGKQIDEIVFATFAISDGTFFFLDGFDEGRLVSHHTVSANALLMDGVTRLDEMRFFRVKIPSSEHVPVKRDADGEPQEEFKKTWEVIDGLMSIEEIGRMTGRGEFTTTKDVYAMLQSKHVRLEPPRMSGGAEAVVGVANLVLERVHQAADAAGKGTVLRQSLDSFAVGGGVYDILFRGAGPAETGALEPEKVAENSVLVAGGTDPERFLKQSLHEYVSFALFAASNALGNEADAQLEREVSGWVGQLKS, encoded by the coding sequence ATGAGAGAGGCGCGAGCGGAGCTGGTACGAATCGACGCGCAGGGCGTCGTGCATCCCATCGGTACGGTCGCGAGTCAGCGACTGCGAGCGCGGGAGGGGGCGTACCGCATGCTCCCAGCGCCGGCTCACGTTGTCATGATGCGCTACACCGGCGAAGACGGTCGGCGCGACGCGGAGGACGGCGCCATCGTACGCTTGGCTGGGGAAATCACCTCTCCTGGCACGATGTGCGACGTGCTGGCTCTGCTTGGACAGACCGGTTGGCGTGGCGAGCTGATCGTGCTCGACGGAGAAGCCACGCGCGCGATCTTTTTCGATGGTGGCAACGTCGTGGGCGCCCAGACGACAGTCGATGACGAGCGCCTCGGCATGGTGATGTACCGCTTCGGCGCCATCGACGAAGCGCAGCACGAAGCAGTGATGGAGAAAGTGCGCTCCGGCTCGCGCTTTGGACAGGGCGCCATCGAGCTCGGAGTGATCACCGAGGAGCGCTTGTATAAGCTGATTGGTAAGCAGATCGATGAGATCGTGTTCGCCACCTTCGCGATCAGTGACGGCACCTTCTTCTTTCTCGACGGCTTCGACGAAGGGCGTTTGGTCTCCCACCACACCGTCAGCGCCAACGCCCTGCTGATGGACGGCGTGACGCGTCTCGATGAGATGCGTTTTTTCCGTGTGAAAATTCCATCGTCTGAGCACGTGCCGGTCAAGCGCGATGCCGACGGGGAGCCCCAGGAAGAGTTCAAGAAAACCTGGGAGGTCATCGACGGCCTGATGAGCATCGAAGAAATCGGGCGCATGACTGGCCGCGGCGAGTTCACCACGACCAAAGACGTCTACGCCATGCTGCAGTCCAAGCATGTGCGCCTGGAGCCTCCGCGCATGAGCGGCGGCGCAGAGGCGGTGGTCGGCGTAGCGAACCTGGTGCTCGAACGCGTCCACCAAGCAGCTGATGCCGCAGGGAAAGGCACCGTCCTACGCCAGTCTCTGGACAGCTTCGCCGTGGGGGGCGGGGTGTACGACATCCTGTTTCGCGGCGCGGGTCCCGCGGAGACCGGCGCGCTCGAACCAGAAAAAGTGGCGGAAAACAGCGTGCTCGTCGCGGGCGGCACGGATCCTGAGCGCTTCCTCAAGCAGAGCCTGCACGAGTACGTGAGCTTCGCCCTGTTTGCGGCGAGCAACGCCCTTGGAAACGAAGCAGACGCCCAGCTCGAGCGCGAAGTGAGCGGCTGGGTAGGCCAGCTGAAGAGCTAG
- a CDS encoding OmpA family protein, protein MRFSRRLNWTVMLLCALGGTFATGCTAEATIGGMVETPPPPPPPDGDGDGILDPDDKCPDAKEDGQPPDPNDGCPNNDADGDGIPVPADKCPTEPETVNGFEDEDGCPDTKPLVTVTATEVKIAQKILFAHNSAEIDPSSTKILDAVADVMKKHPDIQLIEVGGHASVEGDATYNKTLTQKRVDSVVKALAERGVEKDRMMSQGYGFYCVLDAGTTEEAHEKNRRVEFKILQRAGKNTDIARGCENASKHGVVLKKIPAPKPMPTATPDTSAKTDTKAAGKGFGAKK, encoded by the coding sequence ATGCGTTTTTCGCGACGACTGAACTGGACCGTTATGCTGCTGTGTGCCCTCGGTGGCACCTTTGCCACGGGCTGCACCGCAGAGGCGACGATCGGAGGCATGGTTGAGACTCCCCCGCCGCCGCCCCCGCCGGACGGTGACGGAGACGGCATCCTCGACCCCGACGACAAGTGTCCCGATGCGAAGGAAGACGGTCAGCCCCCGGATCCGAACGACGGCTGCCCGAACAACGACGCAGACGGCGATGGCATTCCGGTCCCCGCGGACAAGTGCCCCACGGAACCGGAGACCGTCAACGGCTTCGAGGACGAGGACGGCTGCCCGGACACCAAGCCTCTCGTGACCGTCACGGCCACCGAGGTGAAGATCGCGCAGAAGATCCTCTTCGCCCACAACTCGGCGGAGATCGATCCCAGCTCGACCAAGATCCTCGACGCGGTGGCTGACGTCATGAAGAAGCACCCCGACATCCAGCTCATCGAGGTGGGTGGTCATGCTTCGGTCGAGGGCGACGCGACCTACAACAAGACCCTGACCCAGAAGCGCGTGGACTCCGTCGTCAAGGCGTTGGCCGAGCGCGGCGTGGAGAAGGATCGCATGATGTCGCAGGGTTACGGTTTCTACTGCGTGCTCGACGCGGGCACGACCGAGGAAGCCCACGAGAAGAACCGCCGGGTGGAGTTCAAGATCCTGCAGCGCGCAGGCAAGAACACCGACATCGCCCGCGGCTGCGAGAACGCCAGCAAGCATGGTGTGGTGCTGAAGAAGATCCCAGCGCCCAAGCCCATGCCCACGGCAACTCCCGACACCTCGGCAAAGACCGACACCAAGGCCGCCGGTAAGGGTTTCGGCGCCAAGAAGTGA
- a CDS encoding FxsA family protein — MRWFVVLVIVVPLLELFLLLQIDRVVGFWPTIALTIVTGFLGGSLAKREGLKVWHSWRQAMAELRPPEEGVVDGLLVLLGGALLITPGVLTDMTGFILLIPFTRRIVARRVRAAIDRRLEAGQLRVVNFDASGFDGADFGAGEWGAYPPGSDSGVVETEGVGRDEQPEQLPGRSSD; from the coding sequence GTGCGTTGGTTCGTTGTCCTGGTGATCGTGGTTCCGCTCCTGGAGCTGTTCCTACTGCTCCAGATCGACCGCGTCGTGGGGTTTTGGCCGACCATCGCGTTGACCATCGTCACCGGCTTCCTTGGCGGCTCTCTGGCCAAGCGAGAGGGGCTGAAGGTTTGGCACTCGTGGCGTCAGGCGATGGCCGAACTGCGTCCTCCTGAGGAGGGCGTGGTGGACGGACTGCTCGTGCTGTTGGGTGGCGCGCTGCTGATCACCCCCGGCGTGCTGACGGACATGACGGGGTTCATCCTGCTGATTCCGTTCACCCGGCGCATCGTCGCGCGCCGCGTTAGGGCGGCCATCGACCGACGCCTCGAAGCGGGGCAGCTGAGGGTCGTCAATTTCGACGCGAGTGGCTTCGACGGAGCGGATTTCGGAGCGGGTGAGTGGGGCGCGTATCCTCCCGGAAGTGATTCTGGCGTCGTCGAGACCGAGGGGGTCGGACGTGACGAGCAGCCAGAGCAATTGCCCGGGCGATCCAGCGACTGA
- a CDS encoding EI24 domain-containing protein, giving the protein MKASNLDSSTSGSLAVVSEVPLARLASSKPIGFWRGFSAVFRGFGFLVVHPRAWPYALVPGLLLLFLVSLGGWFALGVVQPWAANWAGPDSGWLAEAGAGVASWLLATLALALCVLLALVLAPPLSSPALEQLVALQEQELGAPRRAPIGFLTEIWFGLKAQAVVACFIAPIVILLWLVSFFFAPASVVTTPLSFFVTGLGLAWNLFDYPLTLRGVGMRARLKFVWRHKLPTIGFGLAFSLLFWVPCFNVLLLPIGVVAATEVVWRLLADDPLGGPWFPAVMKNETDSAHADPQATSQL; this is encoded by the coding sequence GTCTCGCCAGCAGTAAGCCGATTGGCTTCTGGCGAGGTTTCTCGGCGGTTTTTCGCGGCTTTGGCTTCCTAGTCGTCCACCCTCGCGCGTGGCCGTATGCCCTCGTGCCAGGGCTGTTGTTGTTATTCTTGGTCAGCCTGGGTGGGTGGTTCGCACTGGGTGTCGTGCAGCCCTGGGCCGCGAACTGGGCTGGTCCCGACTCGGGTTGGCTGGCGGAGGCGGGTGCGGGAGTTGCGAGCTGGCTCTTGGCGACCCTTGCGCTGGCGTTGTGCGTGCTGTTGGCGCTGGTACTCGCCCCTCCGCTGAGTAGCCCGGCGCTAGAACAGCTGGTCGCTCTGCAAGAGCAGGAACTAGGTGCTCCACGGCGAGCCCCGATTGGATTCCTTACGGAAATATGGTTTGGCCTCAAGGCTCAGGCTGTTGTCGCCTGCTTCATCGCACCGATCGTGATCCTGCTTTGGCTGGTTTCGTTCTTCTTCGCGCCAGCATCCGTCGTCACAACACCCCTGAGCTTCTTCGTCACCGGCCTTGGGCTCGCGTGGAACCTGTTCGACTATCCATTGACGCTTCGGGGAGTCGGGATGCGCGCGCGACTCAAGTTCGTGTGGCGCCACAAGCTCCCTACGATAGGCTTTGGCCTGGCATTTTCCCTACTTTTCTGGGTTCCCTGCTTCAATGTGCTGCTGCTACCGATTGGTGTAGTCGCCGCGACCGAGGTCGTCTGGAGGCTGCTCGCAGACGACCCCTTGGGCGGACCGTGGTTCCCCGCGGTAATGAAGAACGAGACTGACTCAGCCCACGCAGATCCCCAAGCGACCTCTCAGCTGTAG